The genomic window GACGACGGTCAGCTCACGATGACGCGCGGGCACGTCGAAGTGGTGCACGACGTTGCCTTCGGGATCCTGGTAGGCGAACACACGCGCGCGCGGCGTCGTGGTGAGCTCGAAGCGCAGACAGCGCTGCACGCTCTCGGTGCGCGGCTGCATGCGCACTTCCATCACGCTCTCGCTGACGGGAGCGTCGTACCGGAAGTGCGTCAGGTGGTAGACGGTATATCGCATAAGGGCAGTTCACGGCCGGCAACGGGCAACCGGCAACCCGGCAACCGGGACTTCACGCCGACTCCGATTCGAGCTGGTAGCTGATGTAGCTCTGATACGTGGCGTGATGGATCAGGCGGCACTGGCGGCGGACGTGTTCGAGCGTCTGGAGCAGATCGCCGTGCAGCAACTCGTCGATCTGCACGAACTGCAGCGACGCGCGCAGCAATCCCGCGAGGCGTTCCACGCGCGCCGGCTGCGTGCGGCCCGACAGGCGCGCGAGGTGGCGCAGCGACTCCTCGATCCGGTCGGCGCAGAAACGCAGCGAGCGCGGGAACTGCGCATCGAGGATCAGGAAGTCGACGACGTGGAGGGGCTGGATGGAGGCCGAGTACAGGCGGAGGTAGGCGTCAAACGACGCACAACAACGAAGCAGCGACAGCCACTCGACGTAGTCGGCGGCTTCGAGGCCGCTGCGCATGCCCTCGTGGAACTCACGCAGATGGACGTCCATCAGCATGGACGTGTTGATCGACCGCTCCAGGAAGCGGCCAAGCTCCATGTACTGCCACCCCTCCCCGCGCGTCATCGTCGAGCTCGTCATGCCCTTGAAGAGGTAGACCGAGTGCCGGACGTCGCGGAACAGATCCTCGGGCTGCTCGCGCCATCCCTGTGACTCACGTGCGGCCTGGAGGCGCAGATACAGTCGATTGAGCTCCTCCCACATGTCCACGCTGATCTGCTCGCGCACCTGGCGCGCGTTCTCGCGCGCGTGCGACACGCATGCCCGCAGCGACTCCTCGCGCTCGCCGACCGTGAGTTCGACGGCAAGCGCAGGCAACTCGACCTGCCCGGCGCGCTGCGCATCGAGCGCCTGGAGCGCGCTGAGCAGGCGGACGCCGTGCCGCGACGCCGACTCCGGCGTGCGATCGGCAGACAGCACGACGGCGATCTCGAGCAGACGCGCGGTGTGCTCGGCCCGTTCGAGGTAGCGACTCATCCAGTACAGGTGGTCCGCGACGCGCGAGAGCATTTGGCCACCACCTCTCATTCGAGCACCCACGTGTCCTTGCTGCCGCCGCCCTGCGACGAGTTCACGACGAGCGAGCCCCGTCGCAGCGCCACGCGCGTGAGGCCGCCGGGAACAATCACTGTCTGCTGGCCGGCGAGGATGTACGGCCTGAGATCGATGTGCCGCGGCTCGACCCGATCGTCGACAAAGCACGGTGCGCACGAGAGATCGAGCGTCGGCTGGGCGATGTAGTTGCGCGGGTCGGCGAGGATCCGCTCGCGGAACTGCTCGCGCTGTTCCGCTGTGCTGTGCGGGCCGATCAGCATGCCGTAGCCGCCAGACTCGCCGACGGCCTTCACCACGAGCTTCTCCAGGTTCTGGAGCACGTGATCGCGCTGCACGGGATCGTCGAGCAGGTACGTCTCCACGTTCTGGAGGATCGGGTCCTCGTCCATGTAGAACCGGATCATCGCGGGTACGTACGCGTACACGGCCTTGTCGTCGGCCACGCCCGTGCCGATGGCATTGCCGAGCGCGACGTTGCCCGCGCGATAGGCGTTGAACAGCCCCGTCACGCCGAGCTGCGAGTCGGACTTGAACGCCAGCCGATCCACGTAGTCATCGTCCACGCGGCGATAGATCACGTCCACGCGCTGCGCGCCAGACGTGGTTCGCATGTAGACGACGTTGTCGTGGACGAAGAGGTCACGTCCCTCGACGAGTTCGATGCCCATCTGGCGCGCGAGGAACGCGTGCTCGAAGTAGGCGGAGTTGAACACGCCCGGCGTGAGCAGCACCACCGTGGGGTTCGGCCGACCGTGCGGCGAGAGATCGCGCAGCGTGCGGAGCAGAGCTTGCGCGTAGTGATCGATCGGGCGCACGTTGTAGCGCGAGAGCAGCCGCGAGAACGTGCGCTTCATCACGGCGCGATTGGCCAGCATGTACGACACGCCGCTCGGCACGCGCAGGTTGTCTTCGAGCACGGCGAAGTCGCCGTTGGAGAGCCGCACGAGATCGGTACCCGCCACCGACACGTAGCGATCCCCCGGCACGCGCAGACCGCGCATCTCGCGGCGATAGTGCGGGCAACTGACGATCAGCTCGCGCGGCACCACGCCTGCGCGCAGGATGCGACCCTCGTGGTAGATGTCGTGGAGGAACAGGTTGAGCGCGGTGATGCGCTGCGTGAGGCCGCGCTCGAGCGTGCGCCATTCGGCACCCGTGATGATGCGCGGGAGCAGGTCGTACGGGAAGATGCGCTCGGTGCCGCGGCTGTCGCCGTAGACCGTGAACGTGATGCCCTGGTGCAGGAACGCGCGGTCGGCGATCTGCTGGCGGCGCTGGAGTTCGCCGGCGTCGAGCCCCTGGAGTTGCTCGAGCAGCGGGGCGTAGTGGTCGCGCGCGTGTGCCGGCGCGGCGAACATCTCGTCGAAGGCGCGTGCCAGGGTGTAGTCGGCGAACAGGGACGCCTGCGGCGACGCTGGCCCGGGCGGCTCGGCGGTCGGCATGCGCGACAGTAGACCAGCCGGAGGCCACATCGCGCAAGGTGGCGCGCGCACTTTGTGGCAACAAGTCGTGTGCCGGACCAAACCAGATACTCGATGAAGCGAACGGGTTTCAACCCGTTCGTCAGACGCGGGCACCGCAATCGCGCATACTGCCGCCCATGACGTCCGTCCGGGTCGCCCTTGCGAATCTCCGCGTCCCCGCCACGCCTGACGAGTCGGTGCGCCTGGCCACGTCAGCTGTGGCCGCGGCAGGCGAGCGTGGCGCGCTGGTGCTGTGTTTCCCTGAGTGCTTCGTGCCCGGGTATCGCTGGCCGGGCACGGCGATGCCGGCGCCGGATGCCGTCTTCCTCGAGCGGGCACGGATTGCCGTGGCTGATGCTGCCAGGGCGGCGGGGATCACCGTCCTCCTCGGCACCGAGCGCATCACGGAGCGGGGGCTGCAGATCGCTGTGTGCGTGATCGGCCCCGACGGCGCTGTCGTGGGCTGGCAGGACAAGGGGCAGCTCGATCCGTCGGAGGAGTCCACGTATCCCGCGTTCGGCGCGGAACGCCGCGTGTTCACCGCGGGACCGCTGACGTTCGGCGTGGTGATCTGCCACGAGGGATGGCGCTATCCGGAGACAGTACGTTGGGCCGTGCGGCGCGGCGCGCAGGTCGTGTTCCACCCGCACGCGCACGTCGCCGAGCCGGGCAGCTATCGTCCCG from Acidobacteriota bacterium includes these protein-coding regions:
- a CDS encoding alpha-E domain-containing protein — its product is MLSRVADHLYWMSRYLERAEHTARLLEIAVVLSADRTPESASRHGVRLLSALQALDAQRAGQVELPALAVELTVGEREESLRACVSHARENARQVREQISVDMWEELNRLYLRLQAARESQGWREQPEDLFRDVRHSVYLFKGMTSSTMTRGEGWQYMELGRFLERSINTSMLMDVHLREFHEGMRSGLEAADYVEWLSLLRCCASFDAYLRLYSASIQPLHVVDFLILDAQFPRSLRFCADRIEESLRHLARLSGRTQPARVERLAGLLRASLQFVQIDELLHGDLLQTLEHVRRQCRLIHHATYQSYISYQLESESA
- a CDS encoding circularly permuted type 2 ATP-grasp protein, with the protein product MPTAEPPGPASPQASLFADYTLARAFDEMFAAPAHARDHYAPLLEQLQGLDAGELQRRQQIADRAFLHQGITFTVYGDSRGTERIFPYDLLPRIITGAEWRTLERGLTQRITALNLFLHDIYHEGRILRAGVVPRELIVSCPHYRREMRGLRVPGDRYVSVAGTDLVRLSNGDFAVLEDNLRVPSGVSYMLANRAVMKRTFSRLLSRYNVRPIDHYAQALLRTLRDLSPHGRPNPTVVLLTPGVFNSAYFEHAFLARQMGIELVEGRDLFVHDNVVYMRTTSGAQRVDVIYRRVDDDYVDRLAFKSDSQLGVTGLFNAYRAGNVALGNAIGTGVADDKAVYAYVPAMIRFYMDEDPILQNVETYLLDDPVQRDHVLQNLEKLVVKAVGESGGYGMLIGPHSTAEQREQFRERILADPRNYIAQPTLDLSCAPCFVDDRVEPRHIDLRPYILAGQQTVIVPGGLTRVALRRGSLVVNSSQGGGSKDTWVLE
- a CDS encoding carbon-nitrogen hydrolase family protein translates to MTSVRVALANLRVPATPDESVRLATSAVAAAGERGALVLCFPECFVPGYRWPGTAMPAPDAVFLERARIAVADAARAAGITVLLGTERITERGLQIAVCVIGPDGAVVGWQDKGQLDPSEESTYPAFGAERRVFTAGPLTFGVVICHEGWRYPETVRWAVRRGAQVVFHPHAHVAEPGSYRPVTFADPANTFHEKAVLCRAAENTCYVASVNCASEGSGTTSAIARPDGTLLCHQPYGEAGLLVADLDLTTATGLLASRCRTSPL